A genomic region of Prevotella scopos JCM 17725 contains the following coding sequences:
- a CDS encoding MFS transporter translates to MTDKIQTTLRDSAAMRWTALLLLSLAMFCAYIFVDILSPIKELMQEQRGWDSTAFGTMQGSETFLNVFVFFLIFAGIILDKMGVRFTAILSGAVMLTGALIKYYAISDSFAGSALDVWFTNNLNHIPIFEQLGVSPFYEGMPASAKVAACGFMIFGCGTEMAGITVSRGIVKWFKGREMALAMGSEMALARLGVATCMIFSPFFAKFGGSIDVSRSVAFGVVLICIALMMFIVYFFMDKKLDSQTGEAEEKDDPFKISDLGKILSSMGFWLVALLCVLYYSAIFPFQKYAVNMLQCNLTFHELPADSFWASSSVTIVQYVIMLVVAATAFMFNFMKNKALKNSMLCLSILSLVVYCYMGYMRQSAESIFAVFPLLAVGITPILGSYVDHKGKAASMLVLGSLLLIVCHLTFAFVLPQFKSSQVGGVIVAYVTILVLGASFSLVPASLWPSVPKLVDAKIIGSAYALIFWIQNIGLWLFPLLIGKVLDKTNVGVTDPTQLNYTAPLIMLAGLGVIALVIGLTLKVVDKKRHLGLEEPNIKA, encoded by the coding sequence ATGACTGATAAAATTCAAACAACACTGAGAGATTCAGCAGCAATGCGCTGGACGGCTCTCCTCCTTTTATCCCTGGCAATGTTCTGTGCCTACATCTTTGTTGACATCCTCTCTCCAATTAAGGAGTTAATGCAGGAGCAGAGAGGTTGGGACTCAACCGCCTTCGGTACTATGCAAGGTTCTGAGACATTCCTTAATGTCTTCGTGTTCTTCCTCATCTTCGCAGGTATCATCCTCGACAAGATGGGCGTTCGTTTCACTGCTATTCTCTCTGGTGCAGTGATGTTAACAGGTGCTTTGATTAAGTATTACGCTATCAGTGATAGCTTTGCTGGTAGTGCACTTGACGTATGGTTTACTAACAATCTAAACCACATTCCTATCTTTGAGCAGTTAGGTGTCTCTCCTTTCTATGAGGGTATGCCAGCGTCAGCTAAGGTTGCTGCTTGTGGCTTTATGATATTTGGATGTGGAACAGAGATGGCAGGTATCACTGTTTCTCGTGGTATTGTGAAGTGGTTCAAGGGGCGTGAGATGGCATTGGCAATGGGTTCAGAGATGGCTTTGGCACGTCTTGGTGTTGCTACCTGTATGATATTCTCTCCTTTCTTTGCAAAGTTTGGTGGCAGTATTGATGTATCTCGTTCGGTAGCCTTTGGTGTTGTCCTTATCTGTATTGCACTAATGATGTTCATCGTTTACTTCTTTATGGATAAGAAACTCGACTCACAGACGGGTGAGGCTGAGGAGAAAGACGATCCATTTAAGATTAGCGACCTCGGTAAGATTCTTTCAAGTATGGGATTCTGGCTTGTAGCATTGCTCTGTGTGCTTTATTACTCAGCTATCTTCCCATTCCAAAAGTACGCTGTAAATATGCTTCAGTGTAACCTTACTTTCCATGAACTTCCTGCAGATTCATTCTGGGCTTCCTCAAGTGTGACAATCGTTCAATACGTTATTATGCTTGTTGTAGCAGCAACTGCTTTCATGTTCAACTTCATGAAGAATAAGGCTTTGAAGAACTCTATGCTCTGCTTGTCTATTTTGAGCCTTGTCGTTTACTGCTATATGGGCTATATGCGTCAGTCTGCTGAGTCAATCTTTGCTGTGTTCCCACTGCTCGCAGTAGGTATTACTCCAATTCTCGGTAGTTATGTTGACCATAAGGGTAAGGCAGCCTCTATGCTCGTGTTGGGTTCATTGCTTCTGATAGTTTGTCACCTTACATTTGCCTTTGTTCTTCCACAGTTCAAGTCAAGTCAGGTAGGCGGTGTTATCGTAGCTTATGTAACTATCCTCGTTCTCGGTGCTTCTTTCTCACTTGTACCAGCTTCATTGTGGCCAAGTGTTCCAAAGCTTGTAGATGCAAAGATTATCGGTTCTGCTTACGCACTTATCTTCTGGATTCAGAACATCGGTTTGTGGCTGTTCCCACTCCTTATTGGTAAGGTACTTGATAAGACAAACGTAGGTGTTACTGATCCAACACAGCTCAACTATACGGCTCCGCTGATTATGCTTGCTGGTCTGGGTGTGATTGCTCTTGTTATTGGTCTTACTTTGAAGGTTGTAGATAAGAAGCGTCACCTTGGTTTGGAAGAACCAAATATCAAGGCATAG
- a CDS encoding IS256 family transposase, protein MLSQAKEQFKQGTPLFGKDGAFHRVLEDFLNSALECEMDSHLYNSKTSTKINRRNGKMSKEVQTEYGPVEIDTPRDREGSFTPEIIKKRQTILAEGLSDKIISLYATGQSMSDISKFLEENYGTKISKETISNITDKVWPEIKAWRTRSLEEVYPIVWMDAIHYKAHDDTGATTSRAIYNVIGVDKEGHKDLLGMYVSHSEGANFWLSVLTDLQNRGVKDILIACVDGLTGFPDAIQSVFPKTDVQLCIVHQIRNSVKYVASKNQKEFLKDLKMVYAAQTKEKAEIELDNLEKKWGKQYPIVIKSWRDKWDNLSHYFDYTEPIRRIMYTTNIVEGYHRQIRKVTKTKGVFPTDEALFKLVYLAYRNIKKKWTQPLRNWGQTAQQFAIKFGDRFQLL, encoded by the coding sequence ATGTTGTCTCAGGCAAAAGAACAGTTCAAACAAGGTACTCCTTTGTTTGGTAAGGATGGTGCATTCCATCGTGTATTGGAAGATTTCCTCAATTCAGCTCTCGAGTGTGAGATGGACTCTCACCTTTATAACAGTAAGACATCCACAAAGATTAATCGCCGTAACGGCAAGATGTCCAAGGAGGTTCAGACAGAGTATGGTCCTGTAGAAATAGATACTCCACGTGACAGAGAAGGGAGTTTTACCCCTGAGATTATCAAAAAACGACAGACGATATTAGCAGAAGGTTTGTCCGATAAGATTATCAGTCTTTATGCTACAGGTCAGAGCATGTCTGACATAAGTAAGTTCCTTGAAGAGAACTATGGTACCAAGATATCCAAAGAGACAATAAGTAACATTACGGACAAGGTCTGGCCTGAGATAAAAGCCTGGCGCACACGCTCTTTGGAAGAAGTCTATCCGATAGTTTGGATGGATGCTATCCATTACAAGGCACATGACGACACGGGTGCTACAACATCTCGTGCAATATATAATGTCATTGGTGTTGACAAGGAAGGACATAAAGATCTTCTGGGTATGTATGTATCTCATAGCGAGGGCGCTAACTTCTGGCTCAGCGTACTTACAGACCTTCAAAACAGAGGTGTCAAAGACATTCTTATAGCTTGTGTAGATGGCCTTACGGGCTTCCCAGATGCCATCCAGAGCGTATTTCCTAAGACGGATGTACAGCTATGTATTGTACATCAAATCCGTAACTCAGTGAAGTATGTCGCCAGCAAGAATCAGAAGGAGTTCCTAAAGGATTTGAAGATGGTTTATGCTGCACAAACTAAGGAGAAAGCAGAGATAGAACTCGATAATTTGGAGAAAAAGTGGGGTAAGCAATATCCTATCGTCATCAAGTCGTGGCGTGACAAGTGGGATAACCTCTCACACTATTTTGACTATACGGAACCTATCAGACGTATCATGTATACTACCAACATTGTAGAAGGTTATCATCGTCAGATACGTAAGGTAACAAAGACAAAGGGAGTTTTCCCAACTGACGAAGCTCTCTTCAAACTCGTATATCTTGCCTATCGTAACATCAAAAAGAAATGGACTCAGCCATTGCGAAACTGGGGCCAGACAGCCCAACAGTTCGCTATAAAGTTTGGCGACCGCTTCCAATTATTATAG
- a CDS encoding RsiV family protein has protein sequence MTSSKTGAMLRNILKVNNVKELQPILRAGVESYFRSCEEDNGTHNVSSRVKEDMEGLFLEKGIIPLPKDEVYLSPKGVVFVYGQYEIGPYAIGMPTFTVPYSKIEKFLSPEAQRLAGIK, from the coding sequence ATGACATCGTCGAAGACGGGTGCTATGCTGCGTAATATCTTGAAAGTGAATAATGTTAAGGAACTACAACCTATCCTCAGAGCTGGCGTGGAAAGTTATTTTAGAAGTTGTGAAGAGGATAATGGTACGCATAATGTAAGTAGTCGTGTCAAAGAGGATATGGAGGGACTCTTTCTTGAGAAGGGGATTATCCCGCTGCCTAAGGATGAGGTTTATCTTTCTCCGAAAGGTGTTGTCTTTGTTTATGGACAATATGAGATTGGTCCGTATGCGATTGGAATGCCTACCTTTACGGTTCCTTATAGTAAGATAGAAAAGTTCCTTTCTCCTGAGGCACAACGCCTTGCAGGAATTAAGTAA
- a CDS encoding Lrp/AsnC family transcriptional regulator encodes MAHRSLDRLDKKILHLISEDARIPFLEVARACNVSGAAIHQRIQKLTNLGVIKGSQFIIDPERIGYETCAFIGLNLKNPEKFDDVVEALRQIPEIVECHYTTGEYDLFLKIYAYNNHHLMSVIHDKLMPLGLSRSESSISYNAVIDRTLPIEGMKVDDIVLEDEEEEEE; translated from the coding sequence ATGGCACATAGAAGTTTAGATCGTCTTGATAAGAAGATTCTGCACCTCATCTCTGAGGATGCACGAATTCCATTCCTTGAAGTTGCACGTGCTTGTAATGTCAGTGGTGCAGCCATTCATCAACGTATTCAGAAGCTAACAAATCTTGGAGTAATAAAAGGTTCACAATTTATTATTGACCCTGAGCGCATTGGGTATGAGACCTGTGCCTTCATTGGATTGAACCTTAAGAATCCAGAAAAGTTTGACGATGTTGTAGAAGCTTTGCGTCAGATTCCAGAAATTGTAGAGTGTCACTATACTACAGGTGAGTACGACCTCTTCTTGAAAATCTACGCATATAACAACCATCACCTTATGTCTGTCATTCACGATAAGTTGATGCCACTTGGTCTATCACGCAGTGAGAGTTCTATCTCTTACAATGCTGTTATCGACCGCACCTTGCCTATCGAGGGTATGAAGGTAGATGACATCGTTCTGGAGGATGAAGAAGAGGAAGAAGAGTAA
- a CDS encoding ExbD/TolR family protein has protein sequence MKLYRGRNHEIPTLNTASLPDLIFSILFFFMLVVHMRKATVHVKYQVPMATELSRMYNNSSIQHIYIGRPINKLGKVESNKMVVQLNDNITTIPEIKKYLIQLSAVLPPEQRKQLSVSIKADRHADMGMIMDLKQALREANVLNINFTATMSRDNKLK, from the coding sequence ATGAAACTTTATCGTGGTAGGAATCATGAAATTCCTACGTTGAACACAGCATCACTACCCGACCTTATCTTCTCTATCCTCTTCTTCTTCATGTTGGTTGTTCACATGAGGAAGGCCACTGTACACGTGAAATATCAAGTGCCTATGGCTACAGAACTTTCACGAATGTACAACAACTCAAGCATTCAACATATCTATATCGGTCGGCCAATCAATAAACTTGGGAAAGTTGAAAGCAACAAGATGGTTGTTCAGTTAAATGACAACATCACTACAATCCCAGAGATTAAAAAATATTTAATACAACTTTCTGCCGTTTTACCACCTGAGCAACGCAAACAACTCAGCGTGAGCATCAAGGCTGACCGCCATGCAGACATGGGTATGATAATGGATCTTAAACAAGCGCTGAGAGAAGCTAATGTGTTGAATATCAACTTTACAGCAACAATGAGTAGAGATAATAAATTGAAATAG
- a CDS encoding ExbD/TolR family protein, with amino-acid sequence MMFRKKERRKVPILNTTSTADISFMLLIFFLVASSMDLDKGLSRQLPAIDKTKTPPTAVDSKKVIRLVIDAKNQVTLDGKSVTMKEILQRATQFIQTNGKAHLIQLQSDRNASYDTYLHVQNQLVAAYNTLRNQRSLNLFGKNFELCSYEQQKQIADEIPVRISEVYIASKIDNAEEGGTK; translated from the coding sequence ATGATGTTTCGAAAGAAAGAACGACGCAAAGTTCCTATACTAAATACTACGTCAACAGCAGATATCTCGTTTATGCTGTTGATTTTCTTCCTTGTTGCCTCATCTATGGATCTCGACAAAGGACTATCACGTCAGTTACCAGCGATTGACAAGACAAAAACACCACCAACTGCTGTCGACAGCAAAAAGGTTATCCGCCTTGTTATTGACGCCAAGAATCAAGTAACACTAGATGGCAAGTCTGTAACGATGAAGGAAATTCTACAACGTGCGACACAGTTCATCCAGACAAATGGAAAGGCACATCTCATCCAGTTGCAGAGTGACCGCAACGCATCATACGATACCTATCTACACGTACAAAACCAACTTGTAGCGGCCTACAATACTCTTCGTAACCAACGTTCGCTCAATCTTTTTGGTAAGAATTTTGAACTATGTAGCTACGAACAGCAGAAACAGATTGCCGATGAAATACCTGTTCGTATTTCAGAAGTCTATATTGCTAGTAAGATTGACAACGCAGAGGAAGGAGGTACAAAATGA
- a CDS encoding MotA/TolQ/ExbB proton channel family protein: MKKLIALFSFITILTFFSSSLVSAQAPSAAATATADTLSDAALNDTGVADTATVKPTAEKDASFHQSLKQKFIEGNAGFMSLVALALVLGLAFCIERIIYLSLSEIDAKRFVGKLDDMIVAGEIEQAKALSRNTRGPVASICYQGLLRIDDSIENIERSITSYGSVQSANLEKGCSWITLFIAMAPSLGFLGTVIGMVMAFDQIQEAGDISPTIVASGMKVALITTIFGIIVALVLQVFYNYILSKIDHITAQMEESAISLLDAIMKYKLKANQNSNS; this comes from the coding sequence ATGAAGAAATTAATTGCATTGTTTTCATTCATAACAATTCTCACATTCTTTAGTTCATCACTCGTTTCTGCACAAGCACCTTCTGCAGCGGCTACAGCAACAGCAGATACACTATCCGATGCAGCATTGAATGATACTGGTGTTGCAGACACAGCAACAGTAAAACCAACCGCAGAAAAAGATGCAAGCTTCCATCAATCCTTAAAACAAAAGTTCATTGAGGGTAATGCTGGCTTCATGTCACTCGTGGCGTTAGCCCTAGTGCTGGGTTTGGCTTTTTGTATTGAACGTATCATCTATCTCAGTCTTTCTGAAATTGATGCAAAACGATTCGTTGGAAAACTGGATGATATGATTGTTGCGGGTGAGATTGAACAAGCAAAAGCACTCAGCCGCAACACACGCGGACCAGTAGCATCTATCTGCTATCAAGGTTTGCTACGTATTGACGACTCAATAGAAAACATCGAGCGTAGCATCACCTCATACGGAAGTGTTCAAAGTGCTAACCTCGAAAAGGGCTGTTCATGGATTACGCTTTTCATAGCCATGGCCCCATCACTTGGTTTCCTTGGAACTGTTATCGGTATGGTGATGGCATTCGACCAGATTCAAGAGGCTGGCGACATCAGTCCAACTATTGTAGCATCGGGTATGAAAGTGGCATTGATTACTACAATCTTTGGTATCATCGTTGCACTTGTTTTGCAAGTATTCTATAACTACATCCTCTCAAAGATTGACCACATTACAGCGCAGATGGAAGAATCAGCCATCTCTTTGTTAGATGCAATAATGAAATATAAGTTGAAAGCAAATCAGAATAGCAATTCATAA
- a CDS encoding biotin/lipoyl-binding protein — protein sequence MGKKIQFSLIYRDMWQSSGKFQPRKDELVRIAPVFVEMGCFARVETNGGAFEQVNLLAGENPNESVRAYTKILHEAGIKTHMLDRGLNALRMYPVPDDVRALMYRVKHAQGVDITRLFDGLNDIRNIAPALKWAKEAGMTPQGTLCITTSPVHTIEYYCKLADEEIAAGAEELCLKDMAGIGQPAFLGELTRRIKEKHPDVILEYHGHSGPGLSMASMLEVAKNGIDILDVAIEPLSWGKVHPDVISVQSMLKNAGFDVPEINMDAYMKARAMTQEFIDEWLGYFINPQNKIMSSLLLECGLPGGMMGSMMADLGGIRSTINNLRKKKGEPELSVDDMLVKLFDEVAYVWPRVGYPPLVTPFSQYTKNIALMNLLTLEQGKGRFVMMDDSMWGMILGKSGRVPGEICQELKDLAKQKGLEFTDADPHTLLPNALDDFRKEMDENGWDYGQDDEELFELAMHPEQYRNYKSGQAKKNFLADLQAAKDAKLGAKVSPEEAAAFKHAKADAIVSPVKGQLFWEFQGDGEAAPAIEPFIGKEYKEGDVFCYVQAPWGEFVTVPAALGGKLVEINAKQGAKVDKGDVIAYIERAHEE from the coding sequence ATGGGAAAGAAAATTCAGTTCAGTCTCATTTATCGAGACATGTGGCAGAGCTCTGGTAAGTTCCAGCCACGTAAGGATGAGTTAGTTCGTATCGCACCAGTCTTCGTTGAGATGGGCTGTTTTGCACGTGTAGAAACCAATGGTGGTGCTTTCGAGCAGGTAAACCTTTTGGCAGGTGAGAACCCTAATGAGTCAGTACGTGCTTATACTAAGATTCTGCACGAAGCTGGTATCAAGACTCACATGCTTGACCGCGGTCTGAACGCTTTGCGTATGTATCCTGTTCCTGATGATGTTCGTGCATTGATGTATCGTGTAAAGCATGCACAGGGTGTGGATATCACTCGTCTTTTCGACGGTCTGAACGACATTCGTAATATTGCGCCTGCATTGAAGTGGGCTAAGGAAGCTGGTATGACTCCACAGGGTACACTCTGTATCACTACCTCTCCTGTTCATACAATTGAGTACTACTGCAAGTTGGCTGATGAGGAAATTGCAGCTGGTGCAGAGGAACTTTGCTTGAAGGATATGGCTGGTATCGGTCAGCCTGCATTCCTTGGTGAGTTGACTCGTCGCATTAAGGAGAAGCATCCAGACGTGATTCTTGAGTATCATGGTCACTCTGGTCCTGGCTTGTCAATGGCTTCTATGCTTGAGGTAGCTAAGAATGGTATTGATATTCTTGATGTTGCTATTGAGCCATTGTCATGGGGTAAGGTACACCCAGACGTTATCTCTGTACAGAGCATGTTGAAGAACGCTGGCTTTGATGTACCAGAAATCAACATGGATGCCTACATGAAGGCTCGTGCTATGACTCAGGAGTTCATTGATGAATGGCTCGGCTACTTCATCAACCCACAGAACAAGATTATGAGTTCATTGCTCCTTGAGTGTGGTTTGCCTGGTGGTATGATGGGTTCTATGATGGCTGACCTTGGTGGTATTCGTTCTACTATTAATAACCTCCGCAAGAAGAAGGGCGAACCAGAGCTTTCAGTAGATGATATGCTCGTTAAGTTGTTCGATGAGGTGGCATATGTATGGCCACGCGTAGGTTATCCTCCATTGGTAACTCCATTCTCACAATATACAAAGAACATTGCCCTTATGAACCTCCTCACTCTTGAGCAGGGTAAGGGTCGCTTCGTAATGATGGACGATTCTATGTGGGGTATGATTCTTGGTAAGAGTGGTCGTGTTCCTGGTGAGATATGTCAGGAGTTGAAAGACCTTGCTAAGCAGAAGGGTCTTGAGTTCACTGATGCCGATCCTCACACCTTACTTCCAAACGCTCTCGACGACTTCCGTAAGGAAATGGATGAGAACGGATGGGATTACGGACAGGATGATGAGGAACTCTTCGAGTTGGCTATGCACCCAGAGCAGTACCGTAACTATAAGAGCGGACAGGCTAAGAAGAACTTCCTTGCTGACCTTCAGGCAGCAAAGGATGCTAAACTCGGTGCAAAGGTAAGCCCAGAGGAGGCAGCAGCATTCAAGCATGCTAAGGCTGATGCTATCGTTTCTCCTGTTAAGGGTCAGCTCTTCTGGGAATTCCAAGGTGATGGTGAGGCTGCTCCAGCTATCGAACCATTCATCGGTAAGGAGTATAAAGAAGGTGATGTATTCTGCTACGTTCAGGCTCCTTGGGGCGAGTTCGTAACTGTTCCTGCTGCCCTTGGTGGTAAGTTAGTGGAGATCAACGCTAAGCAGGGTGCTAAGGTAGACAAGGGCGACGTTATCGCTTACATCGAGAGAGCACACGAAGAATAA
- a CDS encoding HD domain-containing protein, with product MDYQAIINKYYPEDNELRHILLVHSRAVADKALAIADRHPELSLDRQFIEEAAMLHDIGIVRCNAPGIQCFGTEPYICHGRIGAEMLRAEGFPQHARVCERHTGAGITRSQIIAQKLPLPEQDFLPETMEEKIICYADKFFSKSHLDEEKTIEQAIASLSKFGEEGVARFREWVKIF from the coding sequence ATGGATTACCAAGCAATTATCAATAAATATTATCCTGAGGATAACGAACTCCGTCATATTCTCCTTGTTCATAGCAGAGCTGTAGCGGATAAAGCACTTGCTATAGCTGATCGTCATCCAGAGTTATCGCTTGACCGTCAGTTTATAGAGGAGGCTGCTATGCTGCATGATATAGGTATTGTTCGTTGCAATGCTCCAGGTATACAATGTTTCGGCACTGAGCCTTATATCTGTCATGGTCGTATTGGTGCAGAGATGTTGCGTGCAGAAGGCTTCCCTCAACATGCTCGCGTTTGTGAACGTCATACTGGAGCGGGTATCACTCGTAGCCAAATCATTGCGCAAAAGCTACCACTTCCAGAACAAGATTTTCTCCCTGAAACAATGGAAGAGAAGATAATATGTTATGCTGATAAGTTCTTTTCCAAGTCTCATCTTGATGAAGAGAAGACGATAGAGCAAGCAATAGCAAGTCTTTCCAAGTTTGGCGAAGAAGGTGTTGCACGCTTTCGTGAGTGGGTTAAGATATTCTAA
- a CDS encoding RluA family pseudouridine synthase gives MIRKNPYTEEKYKHYKVTAPAPLLEWLLANLNESKSKVKATLQNRGIKVNGKCVTQFDHPLKAGDKISVSKSKKNDLFRSRYVKIVYEDKYLLVIEKNVGILSMAAGHSSLNVKTVLDDYFRKTKQKCSAHVVHRLDRDTSGLMIYAKDMQTEQLLEHDWHNIVYDRRYVAVVSGEMEHDEGTIANWLKDNKSYVTYSSPVDNGGKYAVTHFHVLDRTVAHSLVEYQLETGRKNQIRVHSADMGHPVCGDVKYGNGDDPLHRLCLHAYVLCFYHPVTHQRMEFETSVPATFRHLFK, from the coding sequence ATGATAAGAAAGAACCCATATACAGAAGAAAAATATAAGCATTATAAGGTGACGGCCCCCGCTCCGTTGCTTGAATGGTTGTTGGCTAACCTGAATGAGAGTAAGAGTAAGGTTAAGGCAACGCTACAGAATCGTGGTATCAAGGTGAATGGTAAGTGCGTTACACAGTTTGACCATCCACTGAAGGCTGGCGACAAGATATCTGTTAGCAAGAGCAAGAAGAACGATCTCTTCCGTAGTCGCTATGTGAAGATTGTCTATGAAGATAAATACTTGCTTGTGATTGAGAAGAATGTCGGTATTCTTTCGATGGCAGCTGGTCATTCTTCGTTGAATGTGAAGACGGTTCTTGATGATTATTTTCGTAAGACCAAGCAGAAATGTTCAGCACACGTTGTACATCGTCTTGACCGTGACACATCAGGATTGATGATTTACGCTAAGGACATGCAAACAGAACAGTTGTTGGAGCATGATTGGCATAACATTGTTTACGACCGTCGTTATGTAGCTGTAGTCAGTGGAGAGATGGAGCATGATGAGGGTACAATAGCCAATTGGTTAAAGGATAATAAATCATACGTAACTTATAGTTCGCCAGTGGATAATGGTGGAAAATATGCCGTTACACATTTCCATGTACTTGATCGTACGGTAGCGCACAGCCTTGTTGAGTATCAGTTAGAGACAGGTCGTAAGAATCAAATTCGTGTACATTCAGCAGATATGGGGCATCCTGTCTGTGGTGATGTGAAGTATGGTAATGGTGATGATCCGTTGCATCGCCTCTGCTTACATGCCTACGTACTTTGTTTCTATCATCCTGTTACACATCAGCGCATGGAGTTTGAGACGTCTGTGCCTGCTACGTTTAGACATTTATTCAAGTAA
- a CDS encoding ABC transporter ATP-binding protein, translated as MVAISVNNLIKKFGDKTAVSIPDFYFPPNEIIGLVGNNGAGKTTLFRLILNLIKADSGSVNFCLTDEKDTLDKDKSVGRETVISNLKESWKSFIAAYLDESFLIDFLTPKEFFSFIAKVNNIDEKDEEERLNSLHTFLGDEILERKVYIRELSAGNKQKVGIAAALLSFPKFIILDEPFNFLDPSSQNHLKKVLMEYKNKHKASILISSHNLYHTTDISDRIVLMENGKIIKDIAEVTQDSIKDLDNYFF; from the coding sequence ATGGTCGCGATATCCGTTAATAACCTTATAAAGAAGTTCGGGGATAAGACAGCTGTGTCTATCCCCGATTTTTATTTCCCTCCCAATGAGATAATTGGTCTTGTTGGTAATAATGGTGCTGGTAAGACGACGCTCTTCCGTTTGATTCTTAATCTCATCAAAGCTGATAGCGGTAGTGTAAATTTCTGTCTTACTGATGAAAAGGATACGCTGGACAAAGACAAGTCTGTTGGCAGAGAGACCGTCATCTCAAACCTTAAAGAATCTTGGAAGAGCTTTATTGCAGCTTACTTGGATGAAAGTTTTCTAATAGATTTCCTTACCCCAAAGGAGTTTTTCAGCTTCATTGCTAAAGTGAATAACATCGATGAAAAAGATGAGGAAGAACGATTGAACAGTCTTCATACATTCCTTGGTGATGAAATTCTTGAGAGGAAGGTATATATCCGTGAACTTTCAGCTGGCAACAAACAAAAGGTTGGCATAGCCGCAGCACTACTCTCCTTTCCAAAGTTTATCATCCTTGATGAACCTTTCAACTTCCTTGACCCAAGCAGTCAGAATCATTTAAAGAAGGTTCTTATGGAATATAAAAATAAACACAAAGCCTCAATCCTTATCTCGAGTCATAATCTATACCATACGACCGACATCAGTGACAGAATTGTACTAATGGAGAATGGCAAGATAATAAAGGATATAGCTGAGGTAACCCAGGATTCGATTAAGGATTTAGACAACTACTTCTTCTAA